A window from Vigna angularis cultivar LongXiaoDou No.4 chromosome 7, ASM1680809v1, whole genome shotgun sequence encodes these proteins:
- the LOC108336836 gene encoding uncharacterized protein LOC108336836 — translation MALQQLEAARLSFEASQREHEEALRQLSENDTSVEAQRIREWTLENFLQHCPPTFNGRTSPDEADLWIRNMEKIFYAKNCSSETRLTYSEYQLVRYAKEVEFLQLVQGNKSIAEYADKFKQLRHFYTQPANEEWRCRKFKNGFRTDIQLVVNPLAIKEFSALVEHAKVAERGPHLKSVCPQVTVRNKCFLCGAEGHFARDCPSNKRETTQPQQPPQQGRTDNRPQAIGRVYALTGAEAAKSGTLIIGCCIIAGRDLNVLFDSGVTHSFLSETLIQELNLPVKELQYDLIVSTLASKLIKTSRMCPQCPIVVEGRRFKVHLISLPLQGLDVILGIDWLSANRILIDCNKKELIFPNPEKSELLSLQQVLKEVKEGSSCFIILTHLEVEKNEQNLDIPIVNEFSDVFPEEVPGLPPQ, via the exons ATGGCTCTGCAACAATTAGAAGCGGCTAGGCTGAGTTTTGAAGCCAGTCAAAGAGAACATGAGGAAGCCTTAAGGCAACTATCTGAGAATGACACGTCTGTAGAAGCTCAAAGGATTCGGGAATGGACCTTAGAAAACTTTCTACAACACTGTCCACCTACTTTTAATGGGAGGACAAGTCCGGACGAGGCTGATCTATGGATAAGAAATATGGAAAAGATTTTTTATGCGAAAAATTGTTCATCAGAAACTAGGTTGACATACTCCGAGTATCAGCT TGTAAGATATGCAAAAGAGGTGGAGTTCTTGCAGCTCGTGCAAGGTAACAAGTCGATAGCTGAGTATGCAGACAAGTTCAAACAGTTGAGACATTTCTACACCCAACCAGCAAATGAAGAATGGAGGTGTAGGAAATTTAAAAATGGATTTAGAACAGACATACAACTAGTCGTGAACCCTTTAGCTATTAAAGAGTTTTCTGCTTTAGTTGAACATGCCAAAGTTGCGGAAAG AGGACCTCATCTGAAGAGCGTCTGTCCACAAGTTACTGTGCGcaacaaatgttttctttgcGGAGCAGAAGGGCATTTTGCTAGAGATTGTCCCTCTAACAAAAGAGAAACAACTCAACCTCAACAACCACCTCAACAGGGAAGGACTGACAATAGGCCACAAGCGATTGGAAGAGTCTATGCTTTAACGGGGGCAGAAGCTGCCAAATCAGGTACCCTCATCATTGGATGTTGTATTATAGCTGGTAGAGACTTgaatgtgttgtttgattctgGAGTGACACACTCCTTTTTGTCTGAAACTCTTATTCAAGAGTTGAATCTACCCGTGAAAGAGCTGCAGTATGATCTTATAGTGTCTACACTGGCCTCcaaattgataaaaacatcgAGGATGTGTCCTCAATGTCCAATAGTTGTAGAAGGACGTAGGTTCAAAGTACATCTTATATCTTTACCTCTACAAGGTTTAGATGTAATCTTAGGAATTGATTGGTTATCTGCTAATCGTATCCTTATAGACTGTAACAAGAAGGAGTTGATTTTCCCTAATCCTGAAAAATCGGAGTTGTTGTCATTACAACAAGTGttaaaagaagtaaaagaagGATCTTCGTGTTTCATTATCTTGACTCATCTGGAAgttgagaaaaatgaacaaaatcttGATATTCCCATAGTTAATGAGTTTAGTGATGTGTTTCCAGAAGAAGTACCAGGATTGCCACCTCAATGA
- the LOC108336835 gene encoding uncharacterized protein LOC108336835 — MAPYEALYGRRCQTPLCWYQDGESVLIGPELLQQTSNKVKLIRERMKASQSRKKSYADQRRRPLEFAVGNHVFLRVTSTTGVGRALRSRKLSPKFIGPYQILRRIGPVAYEIVLPPQLANLHSVFHVSQLRKYVPDPSHILEIEDIQIREDLSVEVQPVCKEDTKTKELRGKTINLVRVVWDKRTCDSTWKLEEEMKQLYPQLFS, encoded by the coding sequence ATGGCACCTTATGAGGCTCTGTATGGCAGACGATGTCAAACTCCGTTGTGCTGGTATCAGGATGGTGAATCCGTTTTAATAGGACCTGAGCTACTACAACAAACCTCcaataaagtaaaattgataCGGGAAAGAATGAAGGCTTCTCAGAGTAGAAAAAAATCATATGCAGATCAAAGGAGGAGACCGTTAGAGTTTGCGGTTGGGAATCATGTTTTCCTGCGAGTAACTTCAACCACGGGTGTTGGAAGAGCCCTTCGCTCGAGGAAACTTTCTCCTAAGTTCATTGGTCCATACCAAATTTTGAGACGAATTGGGCCAGTCGCTTACGAGATTGTGTTACCCCCTCAGTTGGCCAATCTCCATTCAGTTTTTCATGTTTCCCAACTAAGAAAGTATGTACCTGATCCTTCTCACATTTTAGAAATAGAGGATATTCAAATTCGAGAGGATCTCTCTGTGGAAGTACAACCTGTTTGTAAAGAAGACACTAAAACAAAGGAACTTAGGGGAAAAACTATCAATTTAGTCAGGGTGGTTTGGGATAAGAGAACATGTGACTCTACATGGAAactagaagaagaaatgaagcaATTATACCCTCAACTATTTTCTTAA
- the LOC108338521 gene encoding transcription termination factor MTERF4, chloroplastic, which translates to MKVINFSGSIAKPSFLIGQSEMPILTFGHCKLSATLALRLSRDCIRRMELITKLQYSVADRTFSSGSVYSPTPESESGRMNRRRGGSSSIYSRPSLSEMKKEKAALREKVYEFLKTIGIVPDELDGLELPVTVDVMRERIDFLHSLGLTIEDINNYPLVLGCSVKKNMIPVLDYLGKLGVRKSSITLFLQRYPQVLHASVVVDLMPVVNYLKGMDIKTEDIPRVLERYPEVLGFKLEGTMSTSVAFLIGIGVGRRQIGGVLTKYPEILGMRVGRIIKPFVEYLESLGIRRLAIARLIEQRPYILGFGLDEKVKPNVKSLEDFSVRRTSLPSIIAQYPDIIGTDLNSKLFNQRIILNSVLELDTEDFARVVEKMPQVVSLIRGPMLKHVDFLKDCGFSLPQIRKMIVACPQLLALNIDIMKLSFDYFQMKMKRPLEDLVTFPAFFTYALESSIKPRHVRVAKKGLKCSLSWMLNCSDEKFEQRMDYDTIDMEEMEMEMESSFDMDSLTQPRSDDESDFDYEDSDEDDA; encoded by the coding sequence ATGAAAGTAATAAACTTTTCTGGTAGCATAGCAAAACCCAGTTTTTTGATTGGCCAATCGGAAATGCCTATTCTAACATTTGGTCATTGTAAGCTGAGTGCTACCCTTGCTCTACGGTTATCACGAGATTGCATTAGAAGAATGGAGTTGATTACGAAACTTCAGTATTCTGTTGCTGATAGGACATTTAGTTCTGGTTCGGTGTATTCGCCGACGCCTGAATCGGAGTCCGGTAGAATGAATCGTCGCCGGGGAGGTTCCTCATCGATATATAGCCGTCCTAGTTTATCagaaatgaagaaagagaaggCTGCACTAAGGGAAAAAGTTTATGAGTTCTTGAAGACAATTGGCATTGTTCCTGATGAGCTTGATGGTCTTGAACTTCCTGTGACTGTTGATGTTATGAGGGAGCGCATAGATTTTCTTCATAGTTTGGGGCTTACAATTGAAGATATCAACAATTATCCACTTGTTCTTGGCTGCAGCGTCAAGAAGAACATGATTCCTGTGCTTGACTATCTTGGTAAATTGGGAGTGAGGAAATCCTCCATTACGTTGTTCTTGCAGAGATACCCACAAGTTCTCCATGCTAGTGTTGTTGTGGATCTTATGCCAGTGGTTAATTATCTTAAGGGGATGGATATCAAGACTGAGGATATTCCTCGTGTTCTTGAGAGGTACCCTGAAGTGCTTGGCTTCAAACTTGAGGGAACCATGAGCACATCAGTTGCTTTTTTGATTGGAATTGGTGTAGGAAGAAGACAAATTGGAGGTGTCTTAACTAAATATCCAGAGATTTTGGGTATGCGAGTTGGTAGAATCATTAAGCCTTTTGTGGAATATCTGGAAAGTTTGGGAATTCGAAGGTTAGCCATTGCTAGATTGATAGAGCAACGACCTTATATTCTTGGATTTGGGCTGGATGAGAAGGTGAAACCAAATGTTAAATCCCTTGAAGATTTTAGTGTTAGACGAACATCACTTCCTTCTATAATTGCTCAGTATCCTGACATCATTGGAACTGACTTAAATTCAAAGCTTTTCAATCAGAGAATTATACTCAATTCGGTGCTTGAATTGGATACAGAGGACTTTGCCCGAGTTGTTGAGAAGATGCCACAGGTAGTTAGCCTCATTAGGGGACCTATGCTGAAGCATGTTGATTTTCTTAAGGATTGTGGCTTTTCGTTGCCTCAGATAAGGAAGATGATTGTTGCATGTCCTCAATTACTCGCTTTAAACATTGACATTATGAAACTTAGCTTTGATTACTTCCAAATGAAGATGAAAAGACCTTTGGAAGATTTGGTTACATTCCCTGCATTCTTCACTTATGCTTTGGAGTCAAGTATAAAGCCTAGGCATGTGAGGGTTGCCAAGAAAGGGTTAAAGTGTTCTTTGTCATGGATGCTTAATTGTTCTGATGAGAAGTTTGAGCAACGAATGGACTATGACACTATTGACATGGAAGAAATGGAAATGGAAATGGAATCATCATTTGACATGGATTCACTAACACAACCAAGGAGTGATGATGAGTCAGATTTTGACTATGAAGACAGTGACGAAGATGATGCGTAG
- the LOC108338522 gene encoding uncharacterized calcium-binding protein At1g02270 isoform X2: MGRISRTRSYAIASSMQDNQNQPPFVTCTTFNILAPIYKRLNHEDQNCRESDFKACWLARNQRILDWLLYERSSIICLQEFWIGNEELVDLYDKRLGDTGYINFKLARTNNRGDGLLIAVQKEYFTVVNYKELHFNDCSDRVAQLLHVELAFPFSQCQNSDVRHEILIVNTHLLFPHDPSLCLVRLHQVYKLLQYIESYQNEHQLKPLPIILCGDWNGSKRGHVYKFLRSQGFVSSYDIAHHYTDADAHKWVSHHNHLGNVCAVDFIWLLNPDKYQKLLQTSWSEALFSMFKYLLRRDSLTERDAFVFLKVDKEDCITYSSFCAALRRLNLIGHCHGLSVEETKDLWVQAEINGNGVIDYKGYLQIWNPTGSDQRDDKNGQHDDEADGSETIGFNVKNAVLFPPEVEKGRWPEDYSLSDHATLTVVFSPIRMLCHTTK, translated from the exons ATGGGAAGAATTTCAAGGACCAGGAGTTACGCAATTGCCTCTTCAATGCAAGATAACCAAAACCAACCACCTTTCGTTACATGCACCACTTTTAACATTCTTGCACCAATATACAAGCGTCTCAACCATGAG GATCAGAATTGCCGTGAAAGTGACTTCAAAGCATGCTGGTTGGCCAGGAATCAAAGGATATTGGATTGGTTGTTGTATGAGAGATCTTCCATAATCTGTCTTCAG GAATTTTGGATTGGAAACGAAGAGCTTGTTGATTTGTATGACAAGAGACTTGGTGATACTGGTTATATTAATTTCAAGCTTGCAAGGACCAACAATCGTGGTGATG GTCTTCTGATAGCAGTGCAAAAGGAATATTTCACAGTTGTTAACTATAAAGAGTTGCACTTTAATGATTGTAGTGATCGAGTAGCTCAACTGTTACACGTTGAGTTAGCTTTTCCCTTTTCACAGTGTCAAAACAGTGATGTTAGGCACGAAATTCTGATTGTCAACACTCACCTACTGTTTCCTCATGATCCGAGTCTTTGCCTTGTACGACTGCATCAA GTCTATAAGTTACTTCAATATATCGAATCTTATCAGAATGAGCACCAACTTAAGCCTTTGCCGATCATATTATGCGG TGACTGGAATGGAAGCAAAAGGGGACATGTTTACAAGTTCCTGAGGTCTCAGGGGTTTGTATCATCATATGATATTGCACATCATTACACTGATGCTGATGCTCACAAG TGGGTTAGCCACCACAATCATCTTGGAAACGTATGTGCTGTTGATTTTATATGGCTTCTTAACCCTGACAAATATCAAAAACTACTTCAAACAAGTTGGAGTGAAGCACTATTTAGCATGTTTAAG TATCTATTGCGAAGAGATTCACTGACAGAGAGAGatgcatttgtttttctaaaGGTTGACAAGGAAGATTGTATTACCTATTCTAGTTTCTGTGCAGCACTTAGACGG CTTAATTTAATTGGTCATTGTCATGGGTTAAGTGTCGAAGAGACGAAGGACTTGTGGGTTCAAGCAGAGATAAATGGAAATGGTGTTATTGATTATAAAGGATATCTG CAAATCTGGAATCCAACAGGATCAGATCAAAGAGATGACAAAAATGGGCAACATGATGATGAGGCAGATGGTAGTGAAACAATTggttttaatgtaaaaaatgcAGTTCTTTTCCCCCCAGAGGTGGAAAAAGGTAGATGGCCTGAAGACTACTCTCTCTCTGATCATGCAACACTCACTGTAGTGTTCTCACCCATAAGAATGCTATGCCACACTACAAAATAA
- the LOC108338522 gene encoding uncharacterized calcium-binding protein At1g02270 isoform X1, translated as MGRISRTRSYAIASSMQDNQNQPPFVTCTTFNILAPIYKRLNHEDQNCRESDFKACWLARNQRILDWLLYERSSIICLQEFWIGNEELVDLYDKRLGDTGYINFKLARTNNRGDGLLIAVQKEYFTVVNYKELHFNDCSDRVAQLLHVELAFPFSQCQNSDVRHEILIVNTHLLFPHDPSLCLVRLHQVYKLLQYIESYQNEHQLKPLPIILCGDWNGSKRGHVYKFLRSQGFVSSYDIAHHYTDADAHKWVSHHNHLGNVCAVDFIWLLNPDKYQKLLQTSWSEALFSMFKYLLRRDSLTERDAFVFLKVDKEDCITYSSFCAALRRLNLIGHCHGLSVEETKDLWVQAEINGNGVIDYKGYLQQIWNPTGSDQRDDKNGQHDDEADGSETIGFNVKNAVLFPPEVEKGRWPEDYSLSDHATLTVVFSPIRMLCHTTK; from the exons ATGGGAAGAATTTCAAGGACCAGGAGTTACGCAATTGCCTCTTCAATGCAAGATAACCAAAACCAACCACCTTTCGTTACATGCACCACTTTTAACATTCTTGCACCAATATACAAGCGTCTCAACCATGAG GATCAGAATTGCCGTGAAAGTGACTTCAAAGCATGCTGGTTGGCCAGGAATCAAAGGATATTGGATTGGTTGTTGTATGAGAGATCTTCCATAATCTGTCTTCAG GAATTTTGGATTGGAAACGAAGAGCTTGTTGATTTGTATGACAAGAGACTTGGTGATACTGGTTATATTAATTTCAAGCTTGCAAGGACCAACAATCGTGGTGATG GTCTTCTGATAGCAGTGCAAAAGGAATATTTCACAGTTGTTAACTATAAAGAGTTGCACTTTAATGATTGTAGTGATCGAGTAGCTCAACTGTTACACGTTGAGTTAGCTTTTCCCTTTTCACAGTGTCAAAACAGTGATGTTAGGCACGAAATTCTGATTGTCAACACTCACCTACTGTTTCCTCATGATCCGAGTCTTTGCCTTGTACGACTGCATCAA GTCTATAAGTTACTTCAATATATCGAATCTTATCAGAATGAGCACCAACTTAAGCCTTTGCCGATCATATTATGCGG TGACTGGAATGGAAGCAAAAGGGGACATGTTTACAAGTTCCTGAGGTCTCAGGGGTTTGTATCATCATATGATATTGCACATCATTACACTGATGCTGATGCTCACAAG TGGGTTAGCCACCACAATCATCTTGGAAACGTATGTGCTGTTGATTTTATATGGCTTCTTAACCCTGACAAATATCAAAAACTACTTCAAACAAGTTGGAGTGAAGCACTATTTAGCATGTTTAAG TATCTATTGCGAAGAGATTCACTGACAGAGAGAGatgcatttgtttttctaaaGGTTGACAAGGAAGATTGTATTACCTATTCTAGTTTCTGTGCAGCACTTAGACGG CTTAATTTAATTGGTCATTGTCATGGGTTAAGTGTCGAAGAGACGAAGGACTTGTGGGTTCAAGCAGAGATAAATGGAAATGGTGTTATTGATTATAAAGGATATCTG CAGCAAATCTGGAATCCAACAGGATCAGATCAAAGAGATGACAAAAATGGGCAACATGATGATGAGGCAGATGGTAGTGAAACAATTggttttaatgtaaaaaatgcAGTTCTTTTCCCCCCAGAGGTGGAAAAAGGTAGATGGCCTGAAGACTACTCTCTCTCTGATCATGCAACACTCACTGTAGTGTTCTCACCCATAAGAATGCTATGCCACACTACAAAATAA